The Desulfobacterales bacterium sequence AATGTCGGTGATGCGGTACTTGTTCTCAAGTTCCGTCCGCAGGCGCAGGTTTTCCTCCCGCAGCTGATCTTTTTCAAGGCGGATGGTTTCCAGATTGATCACCTGCCGGGCCACCATGGTGGCGATGACCGACAGCAGCTTCTCACCGTCGGCGAGGGCATAGGATGCGTCATAGGGCCGGTCGACGCTGAAAGCCCCGATGACCTGGTTCCCCTTTTTGATGGGGACGCAGAAGAACGACAGCTCCTGATCCTGCTTGGTTTTGCGGGAGGAGGTGCGGTTTAAAAAAAGCGGCTCCTTGCTGATTTTGGGGATGGTCACGGCCTTGCCGGACTGGATCACCCGGCCGGTGATGCCATCGCCCAATTTATATTTTCCTTTTTCCATGGCGCCCTTGGTCAATCCATGGGCGACCTCGATGTTGATTTCATCCCTCAGGGGATTTAATATGGTAACGGTCCCCCGCACCATATCCATGGAGTTGGACAGGATATTCAAAACCTTGTATAGGGATTTTTTTAAATCAAGGTTTTCATTCAGCGTCTTGCTGATTTCATAAAGCAGGGTGATTTCTTCGATTTGTTTCATGGGCGTTGGTCTCTTTTCGTTACAATTGTAAATGGATATGGTTACAACAAAATTGTAATAAATTGCAAGAAGCGATTTTAAAAATCGGAAAAACAGAATGCGGCTCTATATCCAAAATAAAAAATCAAAACCGGCGGCAGCGCCGCCTTTACTGGGCGCCCATTTTTCCATTGCCAAGGGCCTCCACAATGCACTGCTGGAAGCGGCCGCTTATGACTGCAACGCCCTGCAGCTGTTTACTAAAAATGCCAGCACCTGGAAGGAACGGACCCTTTCGGGGGATGAAATCAAGCAGTTTGAGGCGGCCAGGGCAACCACCGGGATCCATTGCATCGCGTCGCATGCCAGCTACCTGATTAACCTGGCGGGTCCGGATAAAAAGAAGCAGGAAATGTCCGTTGGGGCCCTCAGCGGGGAGTTGATCCGGTCCTCACAGCTCCGGATCCCCTATGTGGTGCTGCATCCCGGTTCGCACATGGGAGCGGGCGAGCAGGCGGGCATCGCCCGGGTTGCGGATGGCGTCAACCGGATTTTTAGCGATACTTCCGGGATAGCGGCCCGCCTGCTGTTTGAAACCACCGCCGGCCAGGGCGCCAGCGTGGGGCATCGCTTTGAACAGCTGGCGCAGTTGCTCCACAAGGTTGAAAACAAAAAGGGCATCGGGATCTGCCTGGATACCAGCCATATTTTTGCTGCCGGATATGACCTCCGGACCCAACGGATGTACCGGCAGACAATGGCGGTCTTTGACGCCGTCGTCGGGCGACGGCACCTTTATGTGATCCATTTAAATGATTCCAAAAAAGGGCTGGGGTCTAAAATCGACCGGCATGAACATATCGGCCGGGGCGAAATCGGAATGCCGGCCTTTGGCTTTGTCATGAACGATGCCGCGCTGGCGGATGTCCCCAAAATTATCGAGACCCCCAAAGCGGCGCAGGGAAAAGATTGGGATGCCGCCAATCTGAAGTGTTTGCGGGGGTTGGTGAAGGGTGCAAGGCTAAGGGCTTGAACTCTCACCTGCTGCGCTTGAGTTCACAGAGATCGCAGAGAGTTGAAATTATTTATTTTCTGATTTCTTGAGAAGGAAAATCAGGCAAAACAATCAGCATTTTCCTTCTCAAAAGTTTGGAAAAAAAGAAACTCTGTGACGCTGTGCCCTCTGTGAGAGCAGCCCTTCTCTTTTTTGATAGTTGAATATTGATGAACTCGTAAAAAGTACTCCAATTGTCATGCCGGACTTGATCCGGCATCCAGAACCGTCTGAAATTCTTGGATTCCCGCCTTCGCGGGAATGACGAAAGAGGCGCATTTTCGACTTTTTACAAGATCATCAATATTGGAATTTATTTGATCTTTGATGCGTGAGATTTGGCATTTATTCTTTGTTTTTGGTTCATTCTGGTGATAATGCAATCGGAACATGTTTTTGATAATCACGACAAGATACAAAGGAGCATTTATTGTTAGGTACGATCGTCAACACACTGGCCATTATCGCCGGCAGCCTCATCGGTGTCGTCCTCAAGGGCGGAATTCCGAAAAAATATAACATCACCGTGATGCAGGCCGTCAGCCTGGCCGTTATTCTGATCGGGCTGAAGGCGGCCCTTAAAACGGATGAATTGTTGCTGGTCATCTTCAGCCTGGCCATCGGCAGCTTGGCCGGGGAATTCTTAAGAATCGAAGAGCGCCTGGAACAGTTGGGGCAATGGCTCCAGCGCCGGTTTTCAAAGGGGGGCAATGATATCGGCAAAGGGTTTGTTACGGCCAGCCTGATTTATTGCGTCGGCTCCATGGCCATCGTGGGTTCTCTGGAAAGCGGACTGGCCGGCAATCATCAGACCCTGTTTGCCAAATCGGTCCTGGACGGAATTGCCTCGATCATCCTGGCGTCTACTCTGGGGATCGGGGTGGCTTTTTCGGCCATATCCGTATTTGTTTACCAGGGTGTCATCACCGTAACGGCCGCTCTCATGAAAACCGCCCTGGTTCCATCCGTGGTCAGTCAGATGTCGGCTGTCGGCGGGCTGCTGATCATGGGAATCGGTTTTAACTTGATGGAGATCAAGAAAGTAAAGGTGGGGAACATGCTGCCGGCCATAGCATTGCCGCTGGTGTACTACCTGGTGAAGAAGCTGCTAGCGGGTGAAACATTTTAAAAATGAAGCTCCCTGCAGCCAGCTGCGGGGTATCAAAGCGGAATTGCACCGAAGCTTTAACCCGCCTACGCTCAGTTGAGCT is a genomic window containing:
- a CDS encoding deoxyribonuclease IV → MRLYIQNKKSKPAAAPPLLGAHFSIAKGLHNALLEAAAYDCNALQLFTKNASTWKERTLSGDEIKQFEAARATTGIHCIASHASYLINLAGPDKKKQEMSVGALSGELIRSSQLRIPYVVLHPGSHMGAGEQAGIARVADGVNRIFSDTSGIAARLLFETTAGQGASVGHRFEQLAQLLHKVENKKGIGICLDTSHIFAAGYDLRTQRMYRQTMAVFDAVVGRRHLYVIHLNDSKKGLGSKIDRHEHIGRGEIGMPAFGFVMNDAALADVPKIIETPKAAQGKDWDAANLKCLRGLVKGARLRA
- a CDS encoding DUF554 domain-containing protein, which produces MLGTIVNTLAIIAGSLIGVVLKGGIPKKYNITVMQAVSLAVILIGLKAALKTDELLLVIFSLAIGSLAGEFLRIEERLEQLGQWLQRRFSKGGNDIGKGFVTASLIYCVGSMAIVGSLESGLAGNHQTLFAKSVLDGIASIILASTLGIGVAFSAISVFVYQGVITVTAALMKTALVPSVVSQMSAVGGLLIMGIGFNLMEIKKVKVGNMLPAIALPLVYYLVKKLLAGETF